A window of the Trichoderma asperellum chromosome 6, complete sequence genome harbors these coding sequences:
- a CDS encoding uncharacterized protein (EggNog:ENOG41) — protein sequence MSPSIAIIGGGPCGLTLARLLERKGIDYVVYERDETDDSGRRGGSLDIHAETGQLALKEAGLFEEFLKYARYEDTVFRIANQKGERVFHAEEGGRDAPEIDRIQLRQILLDSIPSTKIHWNHVLKGVTLDKDGHHILEFTNGVSATGFKLVVGADGAWSKVRASITEAKPKYSGNHYIESRINPGNSLYTTMVSKVGAGTLVCLGSSKEIVIQRQGDGSYRIYLGISVPENFVRGGAVDLTDTESTRQLFLSSEFFEDWADELKDIIRHSEDFSPWSLYYIPPETMSWKPIPGLTLVGDAAHVATPNGEGVNCAMADALSLATKIATYGTDDIDRAVIEYEEDMFKRAVEHINSGLEMGAVMRHKDGPMALISFFKTVTENATQSS from the exons ATGTCTCCCAGCATTGCCATTATCGGTGGTGGGCCATGTGGTTTGACCTTAGCACGCCTTTTAGAGCGCAAAGGCATCGACTACGTGGTCTATGAGCGTGACGAAACCGACGATTCTGGTCGCAGAGGAGGCAGCCTCGATATTCATGCAGAGACTGGACAGCTTGCGCTGAAAGAAGCAGGTCTTTTTGAAGAGTTCTTGAAGTATGCGAGATATGAAGACACTGTGTTTAGAATTGCAAACCAGAAAGGGGAGAGAGTATTTCACGCTGAAGAAGGGGGGCGTGACGCGCCCGAGATCGATCGCATTCAGCTCCGCCAGATTTTATTAGACTCCATCCCAAGTACAAAAATCCATTGGAATCATGTTCTCAAGGGAGTAACCTTGGATAAGGATGGGCACCATATCCTTGAGTTTACAAATGGCGTTTCAGCCACTGGATTCAAGCTGGTGGTTGGTGCAGATGGTGCCTGGAGTAAAGTGCGAGCATCG ATAACAGAAGCAAAGCCAAAATACTCAGGCAATCACTACATCGAATCAAGAATAAACCCCGGCAACTCTCTTTACACTACGATGGTTTCGAAAGTTGGCGCAGGCACTTTGGTGTGTCTAGGTTCTTCAAAAGAGATCGTTATTCAGCGTCAAGGCGACGGATCTTACAGGATTTATCTCGGTATTTCGGTGCCAGAAAATTTTGTGCGAGGTGGCGCCGTGGACTTGACTGATACTGAGTCTACCCGTcaattatttctttcttcagaATTCTTCGAGGACTGGGCAGATGAattaaaagatattattCGCCACTCTGAGGATTTTAGCCCCTGGTCTTTGTACTACATACCTCCAGAAACCATGAGCTGGAAGCCTATTCCTGGCCTGACATTGGTTGGAGATGCAGCCCACGTCGCAACTCCAAATGGTGAAGGTGTCAACTGCGCTATGGCAGATGCACTCTCTCTGGCCACCAAAATTGCAACATATGGCACAGATGATATTGATCGTGCCGTTATCGAGTATGAAGAGGATATGTTCAAACGCGCAGTAGAGCATATTAACAGCGGTTTGGAAATGGGAGCCGTGATGAGACACAAAGACGGTCCTATGGCCCTCATCTCCTTTTTCAAGACCGTAACGGAAAATGCAACGCAATCTTCCTGA